A window of the Oncorhynchus kisutch isolate 150728-3 linkage group LG12, Okis_V2, whole genome shotgun sequence genome harbors these coding sequences:
- the LOC109900511 gene encoding tripartite motif-containing protein 16, with amino-acid sequence MAEAMDSISCSICLDTQKDPVTIPCGHSYCMGCMKGYWDQDNQKDVYSCPLCKESFFPRPVLRKNTLLAELVEKLKERLEVASPVHYYAGSGDVECDFCTGRKLKAVMSCLGCLASYCETHLQPHHESPAFKKHKLIKASTQLQEKICSRHDKLLEVYCRTDQQFICYQCLLDEHKGHNTVSLAAERTEKQRQLENKRQKSQQRIQKREKEMQEVRQSMKSLKFSVQAAIEDTERIFTELMRSIERSCSKVKELIRAQEKMQVILAEELLEQLKQEVAELRRRDAELEQLSNTEDHIHFLQSFKSLSDPPGSEIITVNQSISFEGVKTLLSGLKKQLEDVFKKEMTKVPGLDQLTLDPNTVHNRLCLSEGNRKVTWSSSFQSYPDHPDRFTSNPQVLCSKGLSGACYWEVEWRGFGVYIAVSYKGISKKCREECLFGQNDQSWCLICSHSGCSFYHNDKKTAIRVPYSSRVGVYLDHKAGTLSFYNVSDTMILLHRVQTKFTQPLYPGLGFQHGIHFGFGPSVKILSLTQKGTLV; translated from the coding sequence ATGGCAGAAGCTATGGACTCGATCAGTTGTTCGATTTGTCTGGATACACAGAAGGATCCAGTGACTATTCCCTGTGGACACAGCTACTGCATGGGCTGTATGAAGGGTTACTGGGATCAGGATAATCAGAAGGATGTCTACAGCTGCCCACTGTGCAAGGAAAGCTTTTTTCCTCGACCAGTTCTGAGGAAAAACACTCTGCTGGCTGAATTAGTGGAAAAATTGAAGGAAAGACTTGAAGTTGCTTCTCCAGTTCACTATTATGCTGGATCTGGAGATGTGGAGTGTGACTTCTGCACTGGGAGAAAACTCAAAGCCGTCATGTCCTGTCTGGGGTGTCTGGCCTCTTACTGTGAGACTCACCTCCAGCCTCACCATGAATCTCCTGCTTTCAAGAAGCACAAGCTGATCAAAGCCTCCACACAACTACAAGAGAAGATCTGCTCTCGTCATGACAAACTGTTAGAGGTTTACTGCCGCACCGATCAGCAGTTTATCTGTTATCAGTGTTTATTAGATGAACATAAAGGTCACAATACAGTCTCACTTGCAGCAGAAAGGACTGAGAAACAAAGGCAGTTGGAGAACAAAAGGCAGAAATCCCAGCAGAGAAtccagaagagagagaaggagatgcagGAGGTGAGACAGTCTATGAAGTCACTCAAGTTCTCTGTTCAGGCAGCGATAGAGGACACTGAGAGGATATTTACTGAGCTGATGCGCTCCATTGAACGAAGTTGCTCTAAGGTGAAGGAGTTGATCAGAGCCCAGGAGAAGATGCAAGTGATTCTGGCTGAAGAACTCCTGGAGCAATTGAAGCAGGAGGTCGCTGAGTTGAGGAGGAGAGACGCTGAGTTGGAGCAGCTCTCAAACACAGAGGATCATATCCATTTCCTCCAGAGTTTCaagtctctctctgaccctcctgGATCTGAGATCATCACTGTCAACCAAAGCATCTCCTTTGAGGGTGTAAAGACATTACTCTCTGGGCTGAAAAAGCAACTAGAAGATGTATTTAAGAAGGAAATGACCAAGGTACCTGGACTGGATCAGCTTACATTGGATCCCAACACAGTACATAACCGTCTGTGTCTATCTGAGGGGAATAGAAAGGTGACATGGAGTTCTAGTTTCCAGTCCTATCCTGACCATCCAGACAGATTTACCTCAAACCCACAGGTCCTATGTAGCAAGGGTCTGTCTGGAGCCTGCTACTGGGAGGTTGAGTGGAGAGGGTTTGGGGTTTATATAGCTGTCTCATATAAAGGCATCAGCAAGAAATGCAGAGAGGAGTGTTTGTTTGGACAAAATGATCAATCCTGGTGTTTAATCTGCTCTCACTCGGGCTGTTCTTTCTACCACAATGATAAAAAGACTGCCATACGTGTCCCCTACTCCTCCAGAGTAGGAGTGTACCTAGACCACAAGGCAGGGACTCTGTCCTTTTACAACGTCTCTGATACAATGATCCTCCTCCACAGAGTCCAGACCAAATTCACTCAGCCCCTCTATCCTGGGCTTGGATTTCAGCATGGGATCCATTTTGGTTTTGGACCATCTGTTAAGATACTTTCATTGACACAGAAAGGAACTTTGGTATGA
- the LOC109900512 gene encoding eukaryotic translation initiation factor 5, which produces MSVNVNRSVLDQFYRYKMPRIIAKVEGKGNGIKTVIVNMTDVAKSLNRPPTYPTKFFGCELGAQTQFDAKNDRFIVNGSHEANKLQDMLDGFIRKFVLCPECDNPETDLHINAKKQTIGNSCKACGYRGMLDTRHKLCTFILRNPPEDTGSVKKKEKKSKKKDKENGSSDGEASNHNDIDAPDAVDGDDDDQDWGEETTEEAQQRRMEEISAHAKNLTLSEDLEKPLEERVNLFYNFVKQKKEDGAVDSSDKEILAEAERLDVKDTAPLILTELLMDENIRDQIKKYKRHFLRFTHNNKKAQKYLLGGFECLVKLHQAQLLPRVPIVLKDLYDADLLEEDVILAWAEKVSKKYVSKELAKEIHAKAAPFVKWLKEAEEESEGSGADEEEDDNVEVVYSSSARELKVESVTPEKPAEEEDDLDIDAI; this is translated from the exons ATGTCCGTCAACGTCAACCGCAGCGTGTTGGATCAGTTCTACCGATACAAGATGCCCCGTATAATCGCCAAG GTGGAAGGCAAGGGGAATGGTATAAAGACTGTTATAGTCAACATGACTGACGTTGCCAAGTCTCTGAATAGGCCTCCCACCT ATCCCACCAAGTTCTTTGGTTGTGAGTTGGGTGCCCAGACCCAGTTTGACGCCAAGAACGACCGCTTCATCGTCAATGGGTCGCACGAAGCGAACAAGCTGCAGGACATGCTGGACGGATTCATCCGCAAGTTTGTGCTGTGTCCCGAATGTGACAATCCCGAAACTGACCTG CACATCAATGCCAAGAAACAAACCATCGGGAACTCCTGCAAGGCCTGCGGCTACAGGGGTATGCTGGACACGCGACACAAGCTCTGCACGTTCATCCTCAGGAACCCACCAG AGGACACTGGGTCTGtcaagaagaaggagaagaagagcaaGAAGAAGGACAAGGAGAACGGCTCCAGTGATGGAGAAGCCTCCAACCACAACGACATAGACGCCCCTGATGCTGTG GACGGTGACGATGATGACCAGGACTGGGGGGAAGAGACGACAGAGGAGGCCCAGCAGCGTCGGATGGAGGAGATCAGCGCGCATGCTAAGAACCTGACCCTCAGCGAGGACCTGGAGAAACCCCTGGAGGAAAGGGTCAACCTCTTCTACAACTTTGTCAAG CAAAAGAAGGAGGACGGTGCCGTCGACTCCTCGGATAAAGAGATCCTGGCGGAGGCGGAGCGTCTGGACGTGAAGGACACGGCCCCGCtgatcctgacagagctgctgatGGACGAGAACATCCGTGACCAGATCAAGAAGTACAAACGACACTTCCTCAGA TTTACCCACAACAACAAGAAGGCCCAGAAGTACCTCCTGGGGGGCTTTGAGTGTCTGGTGAAACTGCACCAGGCCCAGCTTCTGCCCCGCGTGCCCATCGTCCTCAAAGACCTGTACGACGCCGACCTGCTTGAGGAGGATGTCATCCTGGCCTGGGCTGAGAAG GTGTCCAAGAAGTACGTGTCCAAAGAGCTGGCCAAAGAGATCCACGCCAAGGCTGCGCCTTTCGTCAAGTGGCTTAAGGAGGCGGAAGAGGAGAGCGAGGGCAGCGGCGcagatgaggaggaagatgatAACGTGGAG GTGGTCTACTCGTCCTCTGCCCGCGAGCTGAAAGTGGAGAGTGTAACACCAGAGAAGCCCGCTGAGGAAGAGGACGACCTTGACATCGACGCCATCTAG